In Euzebya rosea, a single window of DNA contains:
- a CDS encoding ABC transporter ATP-binding protein codes for MTDHDHELPKPPRAASAVPPPVVPGPPATGPSGVGAGSTIEYDLHPSGSTSVRPGSASPTPPAPAPPAPQPPPFPASSPPQTQETVHQYDHQPQSSSVAVLNEPIPTGFGGQLELDEYGNPVPPPEGFELPDGWAPCPDGADRREWVLDPTQPEPKIRIRHLTKAFGSRVIWEDLTFDIPKGKVTVVLGPSGTGKSVLLRHLIGLLRPTEGQLWVDDKNVPTLRNRPLLEVRKKYGVLFQDGALFGSMTIYDNVAFPLREHTRKNEKEIKEIVEYNLEIVGLSDAAKLFPGEISGGMRKRAGLARGLVLDPEILLFDEPDSGLDPVRTAFLNELILDLKEKLDSTFVIVTHHIPTAKNVSDNLALLYRRQLMLAGPKERLLNSDMAVVRQFLRGSTMGPIGMSEEKDSGDVTAKYDESADQFSLEDMRDDAELPGAER; via the coding sequence ATGACCGACCACGATCATGAGCTGCCGAAGCCGCCGCGTGCGGCGTCCGCCGTGCCGCCGCCCGTCGTGCCCGGGCCGCCGGCCACCGGGCCGTCGGGCGTGGGTGCCGGGTCGACCATCGAGTACGACCTGCACCCGTCGGGGTCCACCTCGGTCCGTCCGGGGTCGGCCTCGCCCACCCCGCCGGCACCGGCGCCACCCGCGCCCCAGCCGCCCCCGTTCCCGGCGTCCTCCCCCCCGCAGACGCAGGAGACCGTGCACCAGTACGACCACCAGCCGCAGTCCAGCTCCGTCGCGGTGCTCAACGAGCCGATCCCCACCGGGTTCGGCGGCCAGCTCGAGCTGGACGAGTACGGCAACCCGGTCCCGCCCCCCGAGGGATTCGAGCTGCCCGACGGGTGGGCCCCCTGCCCAGACGGGGCCGACCGGCGCGAGTGGGTCCTCGACCCGACCCAGCCCGAACCGAAGATCCGGATCCGCCACCTCACCAAGGCGTTCGGGTCCCGGGTCATCTGGGAGGACCTGACCTTCGACATCCCCAAGGGCAAGGTCACCGTGGTCCTGGGGCCGTCCGGTACCGGCAAGTCGGTGCTGCTGCGCCACCTGATCGGCTTGCTGCGCCCCACAGAGGGCCAGCTGTGGGTCGACGACAAGAACGTGCCGACCCTGCGCAACCGGCCGCTGCTGGAAGTGCGCAAGAAGTACGGCGTGCTGTTCCAGGACGGTGCCCTGTTCGGCTCGATGACGATCTACGACAACGTCGCCTTCCCGCTCCGCGAGCACACGCGCAAGAACGAGAAGGAGATCAAGGAGATCGTCGAGTACAACCTCGAGATCGTCGGCCTGTCGGATGCCGCCAAGCTGTTCCCCGGTGAGATCTCCGGCGGCATGCGCAAGCGTGCGGGCCTGGCCCGCGGGCTGGTCCTGGACCCCGAGATCCTGCTGTTCGACGAGCCGGACTCGGGCCTGGACCCCGTCCGCACGGCGTTCCTGAACGAGCTGATCCTGGACCTCAAGGAGAAGCTCGACTCGACGTTCGTGATCGTGACCCACCACATCCCGACGGCCAAGAACGTCAGCGACAACCTGGCGCTGCTGTACCGCCGTCAGCTGATGCTGGCCGGCCCGAAGGAGCGCCTGCTCAACTCCGACATGGCCGTGGTCCGCCAGTTCCTGCGCGGTTCGACGATGGGCCCGATCGGGATGAGCGAGGAGAAGGACTCCGGCGACGTCACCGCCAAGTACGACGAGTCGGCGGACCAGTTCTCGCTGGAGGACATGCGCGACGACGCCGAGCTCCCCGGCGCCGAGCGGTAG
- the rimO gene encoding 30S ribosomal protein S12 methylthiotransferase RimO, with amino-acid sequence MTDSTLTPPASDRRRVAIVTLGCGRNEVDSDNVGGLLGSGGFDIVDDPDGADCVIVNTCTFIGPAREESIETVLDAVDGDRPVVVMGCMAERYGDELAEAVPEAAAVVGFGQYTQLADIVGRAIDGSPAVAPATIAPASTGRRGLPVLGAGPAGPDAPPNVSFPVRTVPKGPWAYLKIAGGCDRVCTFCSIPSFRGRFVSRPLEELEAEVRWLASTGVRELVCVSENTTSWGKDLDSGRHGQVDLVEMFDRVEGLEMVRLMYLQPAEIIPELLDAMAASDTVVPYYDLSLQHASESVLDRMARSGSPERFLDLMEGIRRRDPDAVFRSSFITGFPGETEADVETLMDFVGDAGIDWSGVFTYSPEDGTPAATMDDQVPTDEARARADAVTEVIEAVAQERTDAFVGRTLEMLVESHEGDTAIGRSYREAPETDGEIRAEGVQTPVGRMAPVTIVASDGVDLVARPA; translated from the coding sequence GTGACCGACTCCACCCTCACCCCTCCCGCCAGCGACCGTCGTCGCGTGGCCATCGTCACGCTGGGCTGCGGCCGCAACGAGGTGGACTCCGACAACGTCGGCGGCCTGCTCGGCAGCGGCGGCTTCGACATCGTCGACGACCCCGACGGCGCGGACTGCGTGATCGTCAACACCTGCACGTTCATCGGCCCGGCGCGCGAGGAGTCCATCGAGACCGTCCTCGACGCCGTCGACGGGGACCGGCCGGTCGTCGTCATGGGCTGCATGGCCGAGCGGTACGGCGACGAGCTCGCCGAAGCCGTCCCCGAAGCTGCCGCCGTCGTCGGGTTCGGCCAGTACACCCAGCTCGCCGACATCGTCGGCCGGGCCATCGACGGGTCCCCGGCCGTCGCACCAGCCACCATCGCGCCGGCGTCCACCGGACGCCGTGGCCTGCCGGTCCTCGGCGCCGGCCCCGCCGGACCCGACGCGCCGCCCAACGTCTCCTTCCCGGTCCGCACCGTCCCCAAGGGGCCGTGGGCCTACCTCAAGATCGCCGGCGGCTGCGACCGCGTCTGCACCTTCTGCTCCATCCCCTCCTTCCGTGGGCGCTTCGTGTCCCGGCCGCTGGAGGAGCTCGAGGCCGAGGTGCGCTGGCTGGCCTCCACCGGCGTGCGCGAGCTGGTCTGCGTCAGCGAGAACACCACTTCCTGGGGCAAGGACCTCGACAGCGGCCGCCACGGCCAGGTCGACCTCGTCGAGATGTTCGACCGGGTCGAAGGGCTGGAGATGGTCCGCCTGATGTACCTGCAGCCGGCCGAGATCATCCCCGAGCTGCTCGACGCGATGGCCGCCTCCGACACCGTCGTGCCCTACTACGACCTGTCGTTGCAGCACGCCAGCGAGTCCGTCCTCGACCGCATGGCCCGCTCGGGGTCGCCCGAGCGCTTCCTCGACCTGATGGAGGGCATCCGCCGGCGGGATCCCGACGCGGTCTTCCGCTCCTCCTTCATCACGGGTTTCCCCGGTGAGACCGAGGCCGACGTCGAGACGTTGATGGACTTCGTCGGCGACGCCGGGATCGACTGGTCGGGTGTGTTCACCTACTCACCCGAGGACGGCACCCCCGCCGCCACCATGGACGACCAGGTCCCCACCGACGAGGCCCGTGCCCGCGCCGACGCCGTCACCGAGGTGATCGAGGCCGTCGCGCAGGAACGCACCGACGCCTTCGTCGGCCGGACCCTGGAGATGCTGGTGGAGTCCCACGAGGGCGACACCGCCATCGGCCGCAGCTACCGCGAGGCCCCAGAGACCGACGGCGAGATCCGCGCCGAGGGCGTGCAGACCCCGGTCGGGCGCATGGCGCCGGTCACCATCGTCGCCAGCGACGGCGTCGACCTCGTCGCCCGGCCGGCGTAG
- the recA gene encoding recombinase RecA has protein sequence MAKTDREKALELALGSIEKQFGKGAIMRMDEGAQQKVATIPTGAIGLDVALGVGGFPRGRVCEIYGPESSGKTTVALHAIAEAQKAGGIAAFIDAEHALDPTYARALGVDVDALLVSQPDTGEQALEITDTLVRSGAVDLLVVDSVAALTPRAEIEGEMGDSHVGLQARLMSQALRKLAGHLNKSRTCCIFINQLREKIGVMFGSPETTPGGRALKFYSSVRLDIRRIESLKDGQDFVGNRVRVKVVKNKLAPPFRKAEFDIMFGEGISKEGSLIDMGVEHGIIRKAGAWYTYDGEQLGQGRENARSFLKEHGDVADEIYKRTIEMLGLVPTDVTGDDSLEIDEALALDA, from the coding sequence ATGGCCAAGACCGACCGTGAGAAGGCGCTCGAGCTGGCGCTCGGTTCGATCGAGAAGCAGTTCGGCAAGGGCGCGATCATGCGCATGGACGAGGGTGCCCAGCAGAAGGTCGCCACGATCCCCACGGGCGCGATCGGCCTGGACGTCGCGCTGGGTGTGGGCGGGTTCCCCCGTGGACGGGTCTGCGAGATCTACGGCCCCGAGTCCAGCGGCAAGACGACCGTGGCCCTGCACGCCATCGCCGAGGCGCAGAAGGCCGGCGGGATCGCCGCGTTCATCGACGCCGAGCACGCGCTGGACCCCACCTACGCCCGGGCGCTCGGGGTCGACGTCGACGCCCTCCTGGTGTCCCAGCCCGACACCGGTGAGCAGGCCCTGGAGATCACCGACACGCTCGTCCGCTCCGGCGCCGTCGACCTGCTCGTCGTCGACTCCGTGGCTGCCCTGACGCCCCGTGCCGAGATCGAGGGCGAGATGGGCGACTCCCACGTCGGCCTGCAGGCCCGCCTGATGAGCCAGGCGCTGCGCAAGCTCGCCGGTCACCTGAACAAGTCCCGGACCTGCTGCATCTTCATCAACCAGCTGCGCGAGAAGATCGGCGTGATGTTCGGCTCGCCCGAGACCACCCCCGGCGGTCGTGCCCTGAAGTTCTACTCCTCCGTGCGGTTGGACATCCGTCGCATCGAGTCGCTGAAGGACGGCCAGGACTTCGTCGGGAACCGGGTTCGTGTCAAGGTCGTGAAGAACAAGCTGGCCCCGCCCTTCCGCAAGGCCGAGTTCGACATCATGTTCGGCGAGGGCATCTCCAAGGAGGGCTCGTTGATCGACATGGGGGTCGAGCACGGGATCATCCGCAAGGCGGGTGCCTGGTACACCTACGACGGCGAACAGCTCGGCCAGGGCCGCGAGAACGCCCGCAGCTTCCTCAAGGAGCACGGCGACGTCGCGGACGAGATCTACAAGCGGACCATCGAGATGCTGGGCCTCGTGCCGACCGACGTCACCGGCGACGACAGCCTCGAGATCGACGAGGCGCTGGCCCTCGACGCGTGA
- the thpR gene encoding RNA 2',3'-cyclic phosphodiesterase, whose amino-acid sequence MRSFVALPVPTAVATMIQPAVGVLRDRWPGLRWTDPLGWHLTLAFLGEVDDATATAVCDAVRSAVADVPSVAVRLPGSADTAPGSRGIVWLPVTSPPLPALAEGVRDACDAAGAPPDRDRAFRGHLTLCRVPRRSTDDPAALARTVAAAYDGPPLSWTADRVEVLRSDRTATGARYVELASIPLT is encoded by the coding sequence ATGCGCAGCTTCGTCGCGCTTCCCGTCCCAACGGCGGTCGCGACGATGATCCAGCCGGCAGTCGGCGTCCTGCGGGACCGCTGGCCGGGGCTGCGCTGGACCGATCCGCTGGGCTGGCACCTGACCCTCGCGTTCCTGGGCGAGGTCGACGATGCGACGGCGACCGCGGTGTGCGACGCGGTCCGGTCCGCTGTCGCGGATGTGCCGTCGGTGGCGGTTCGCCTGCCGGGGTCTGCCGACACCGCACCCGGGTCACGGGGGATCGTGTGGCTTCCTGTGACATCACCGCCGCTGCCCGCGCTGGCAGAAGGAGTCCGGGACGCCTGCGACGCCGCCGGGGCCCCGCCGGACCGCGACCGGGCGTTCCGAGGACACCTGACCCTCTGCCGGGTCCCGCGCCGATCGACGGACGATCCCGCCGCACTCGCCCGGACGGTCGCGGCCGCCTACGACGGTCCGCCGCTGTCGTGGACCGCCGACCGGGTCGAGGTCCTCCGCAGCGACCGCACCGCCACCGGCGCACGGTACGTGGAGCTGGCGAGCATCCCGCTCACCTGA
- a CDS encoding universal stress protein produces MSVYSSVIVGTDGSVTAGRAVRRAATVAAGIGIPLIVATAYTRVRPEELGPRSVQAELPENIGAFGYIGAQETARDGVSIALKAFPDLDVDVATPQGDPADALLEFTETRGNALLVIGGQGLGATGLFLLGNVPNKITHHAVGDVMVVRTGREREDEAPRRVLIGTDGSRTATKALDRGIAVASSLGAGVTVLTVGRSSWAADVLAEASARVEAAGVPVETEQHDGDAAAVLVERAADYDLLVLGNRGMTGARRFLLGSVPNKVSHHVGADLLIVKTT; encoded by the coding sequence ATGTCCGTCTACAGTTCCGTGATCGTCGGCACCGACGGGTCGGTGACCGCCGGCCGCGCGGTCCGCCGGGCCGCCACCGTTGCCGCCGGCATCGGCATCCCGCTGATCGTCGCGACCGCGTACACGCGCGTCCGGCCCGAGGAGCTCGGCCCCCGGTCGGTGCAGGCAGAGCTTCCCGAGAACATCGGGGCGTTCGGCTACATCGGCGCGCAGGAGACCGCCCGCGACGGCGTGTCGATCGCACTGAAGGCCTTCCCCGACCTGGACGTCGACGTGGCCACCCCGCAGGGCGACCCCGCGGATGCGCTGCTGGAGTTCACCGAGACCCGCGGCAACGCGCTGCTGGTCATCGGTGGCCAGGGCCTCGGGGCGACCGGGCTGTTCCTGCTCGGCAACGTCCCCAACAAGATCACCCACCACGCCGTCGGCGACGTCATGGTCGTCCGCACCGGCCGTGAGCGCGAGGACGAGGCCCCTCGCCGGGTCCTGATCGGCACGGACGGGTCCAGGACCGCCACCAAGGCGCTGGACCGCGGCATCGCCGTGGCCAGCTCGCTCGGCGCAGGCGTGACGGTGCTGACCGTCGGCCGGTCCAGCTGGGCCGCCGACGTGCTGGCCGAGGCGTCGGCCCGGGTCGAGGCCGCGGGTGTGCCGGTCGAGACCGAGCAGCACGACGGCGACGCCGCCGCGGTGCTGGTCGAGCGTGCCGCGGACTACGATCTGCTGGTGCTGGGCAACCGTGGCATGACCGGCGCCCGCCGGTTCCTGCTCGGCAGCGTCCCCAACAAGGTGTCGCACCACGTGGGCGCGGACCTGCTGATCGTCAAGACCACGTGA
- a CDS encoding MlaD family protein has translation MKKRTFINLVTVVLASSVLALYALTQLVAGAVFGQGYPVYVDLPEAGGLTENKQVTYRGVGIGSIASADLHEDGVRLELEIDQDARIPEDVDLVVLRQSAVGEQAVDFRPRVPESATTQYYEEGDVIVPLSIVLPTKPEDLLEVANRVFGNVDNDQAARLISELADTVRGRSEDLQSIMTDSAALSESVADNGAEYDRLFAASRIVNASLAENRDVLADLLTDFADSAQLIGEIRADVDGLLDTVPPTLALTTSVLQRGDANLACSIRDLANLNEYVSDAPNLENLGETIRQQAYFFDAFRIIGPTSAQGEPWLRVNFLLEPEPPAERYVPRRPIPDTLPGGACESVFGPGATSAFQLNHQLAVPEGEVVRPENDRGNPEARVSTSAGLSRLLRLPDLSVPVAPGGSEVGSGG, from the coding sequence GTGAAGAAGCGGACGTTCATCAACCTGGTCACCGTGGTGCTGGCCTCCTCGGTGCTGGCCCTCTACGCCCTCACACAGCTCGTCGCCGGCGCCGTGTTCGGACAGGGGTATCCCGTCTACGTCGACCTGCCGGAGGCCGGGGGCCTGACGGAGAACAAGCAGGTCACCTACCGCGGCGTGGGCATCGGCAGCATCGCCAGCGCCGACCTGCACGAGGACGGGGTGCGCCTGGAGCTGGAGATCGACCAGGACGCCCGGATCCCCGAGGACGTCGACCTCGTCGTCCTGCGCCAGTCCGCGGTCGGTGAGCAGGCCGTCGACTTCCGCCCGCGTGTGCCGGAGTCCGCCACGACGCAGTACTACGAGGAGGGCGACGTGATCGTGCCCCTCTCCATCGTGCTGCCCACCAAGCCCGAGGACCTGCTCGAGGTCGCCAACCGCGTGTTCGGCAACGTCGACAACGACCAGGCCGCCAGGCTGATCAGCGAGCTGGCCGACACCGTCCGTGGACGGTCGGAGGACCTGCAGTCGATCATGACCGACTCCGCGGCGCTGTCGGAGTCCGTGGCCGACAACGGTGCGGAGTACGACCGCCTGTTCGCCGCCAGCCGCATCGTCAACGCCTCCCTCGCGGAGAACCGGGACGTCCTGGCCGACCTGCTGACCGACTTCGCCGACAGCGCCCAGCTGATCGGGGAGATCAGGGCCGACGTCGACGGGCTGCTCGACACGGTCCCGCCGACCCTCGCGCTCACCACCTCGGTGCTGCAGCGCGGCGACGCGAACCTCGCCTGCTCGATCCGCGACCTCGCCAACCTCAACGAGTACGTCAGCGACGCGCCCAACCTGGAGAACCTCGGCGAGACGATCCGCCAGCAGGCCTACTTCTTCGACGCCTTCCGGATCATCGGGCCGACGAGCGCCCAGGGCGAGCCGTGGCTGCGCGTCAACTTCCTGCTCGAGCCCGAACCGCCAGCCGAACGCTACGTTCCGCGGCGGCCCATCCCCGACACCCTGCCCGGTGGGGCGTGCGAGTCGGTCTTCGGACCCGGCGCCACCTCGGCGTTCCAGCTGAACCACCAGCTGGCAGTCCCGGAGGGAGAGGTCGTGCGCCCGGAGAACGACCGCGGCAACCCCGAGGCACGGGTCTCGACGTCGGCTGGTCTGTCCCGCCTGCTGCGCCTGCCCGACCTCTCGGTGCCCGTCGCCCCCGGCGGCTCGGAGGTGGGCAGCGGTGGCTGA
- a CDS encoding helix-turn-helix domain-containing protein → MAGIGETLRAERRRQGRTLADAAAETRVRESYLAAIEEDDFAVLGGDVYARGFIRLYGRYLDLDAEALVEAYRANHDTGEEVAAFPGSSIDDILPPDGGTRLPFNPAILGAVGLVALLVIAFFAFRGGGEAEGEATEDPNAPGPSPAEVAEVPDEAPTEDDGQALANTPADPLVDASTPAQLDGPALTEVVIEVSVLQPVRLNVVEGQPPVSNAQLDVGDSRTLTGDPAVVFRVSDAAAVDITVNGLPLVGLGGPGQAVEVSCAIGEQACQVRVI, encoded by the coding sequence ATGGCCGGAATCGGAGAGACGCTGCGGGCAGAGCGTCGGCGGCAGGGGCGCACCCTGGCCGACGCTGCCGCTGAGACGCGTGTACGTGAGTCCTACCTCGCCGCGATCGAGGAGGACGACTTCGCCGTGCTCGGCGGGGACGTCTATGCCCGCGGCTTCATCCGCCTCTACGGGCGATACCTCGACCTCGACGCCGAGGCGCTGGTCGAGGCCTACCGGGCCAACCACGACACCGGTGAGGAGGTCGCGGCCTTCCCCGGCTCCAGCATCGACGACATCCTCCCGCCAGACGGTGGCACCCGACTGCCGTTCAACCCCGCGATCCTCGGGGCCGTCGGGCTGGTGGCCCTCCTCGTCATCGCCTTCTTCGCCTTCCGCGGTGGCGGCGAGGCCGAGGGCGAGGCCACCGAGGACCCCAACGCCCCCGGTCCCTCGCCGGCGGAAGTCGCCGAGGTCCCCGACGAGGCCCCCACGGAGGACGACGGGCAGGCGCTGGCCAACACCCCCGCCGACCCCCTCGTCGACGCCTCCACACCTGCCCAGCTCGACGGCCCGGCGCTCACCGAGGTGGTCATCGAGGTCTCGGTCCTGCAGCCCGTCCGGCTCAACGTCGTCGAGGGCCAGCCGCCCGTGAGCAACGCCCAGCTGGACGTCGGTGACTCCCGCACCCTGACCGGTGATCCGGCCGTGGTGTTCAGGGTCAGCGATGCCGCCGCCGTCGACATCACCGTCAACGGCCTACCATTGGTCGGCCTCGGCGGACCCGGACAAGCCGTCGAGGTGTCCTGCGCCATCGGCGAGCAGGCCTGCCAAGTTCGCGTGATCTGA
- a CDS encoding CinA family nicotinamide mononucleotide deamidase-related protein encodes MGTTAEIIAIGAELLLGDNTDTNSTWLSQRLVELGVTVVRHTSVGDGIDDMATALEEALGRADVVLTTGGLGPTQDDLTRVALARVAGAPLVRDEATLADIQAYFESRGRVMSPSNAQQADIPEGGRWLTRVGSAPGLALEVDGGLVVCMPGVPSEMHVMFEQDVVAMLVERGGLSTTVTRTVRTAGLSESGIADTLAELVARVERDGGPTIAFLASRGETRVKVTATAPDRPTALAAIDPVVEEVVALLGTGVMGLDDEGVEHAIGRLLGAHGWTLAVAESMTGGGVGARLVTVPGASAWFRGGLITYATEVKALLAGLDPAGLAGTGPVEGATAEALARAAAERCSADVGLGIVGVAGPEPVGDAPVGTVRVAVVVAGTTAVVEEMRMPGRSRVDIQSFGASGALSVLHAVLRTA; translated from the coding sequence GTGGGGACGACCGCAGAGATCATCGCGATCGGCGCCGAGCTGCTGCTTGGCGACAACACCGACACCAACTCCACGTGGTTGTCGCAGCGGCTCGTCGAGCTCGGCGTGACCGTGGTCCGCCACACCTCCGTCGGTGATGGGATCGACGACATGGCCACCGCGCTGGAGGAGGCGCTCGGGCGTGCGGACGTGGTGCTGACCACCGGCGGGCTCGGTCCGACCCAGGACGACCTCACCCGGGTCGCCCTCGCCCGGGTGGCTGGCGCGCCGCTGGTCCGCGACGAGGCGACCCTGGCCGATATCCAGGCGTACTTCGAGTCGCGAGGCCGCGTCATGTCGCCGTCCAACGCCCAGCAGGCCGACATCCCCGAGGGTGGCCGCTGGTTGACGCGCGTCGGCTCCGCACCCGGCCTGGCGCTGGAGGTCGACGGCGGCCTCGTCGTCTGCATGCCGGGTGTCCCGAGCGAGATGCACGTCATGTTCGAGCAGGACGTCGTCGCGATGCTCGTCGAGCGTGGCGGCCTGTCCACGACCGTCACCCGTACCGTGCGCACCGCGGGGCTCAGCGAGAGCGGCATCGCCGACACGCTCGCCGAGCTGGTCGCCCGGGTCGAGCGCGACGGCGGCCCGACGATCGCCTTCCTTGCCTCCAGGGGCGAGACGCGGGTCAAGGTGACCGCGACTGCCCCCGACCGGCCCACCGCGCTGGCCGCCATCGACCCGGTGGTGGAGGAGGTCGTGGCCCTGCTCGGCACCGGGGTCATGGGCCTTGACGACGAGGGGGTCGAGCACGCCATCGGACGCCTGCTGGGGGCCCACGGCTGGACGCTCGCCGTGGCCGAGTCCATGACCGGAGGAGGAGTGGGGGCACGCCTCGTGACGGTCCCCGGTGCGTCCGCGTGGTTCCGCGGTGGCCTGATCACCTACGCGACCGAGGTCAAGGCGTTGCTGGCCGGCCTGGACCCTGCGGGCCTGGCCGGGACCGGCCCCGTCGAGGGGGCGACCGCGGAGGCCCTGGCCCGCGCTGCCGCGGAGCGCTGCAGCGCCGACGTCGGGCTCGGCATCGTCGGCGTGGCCGGCCCCGAGCCGGTCGGTGACGCCCCGGTCGGCACGGTTCGGGTCGCGGTCGTGGTGGCCGGCACCACGGCCGTGGTCGAGGAGATGCGGATGCCCGGCCGATCCCGCGTCGACATCCAGTCCTTCGGGGCGTCCGGCGCCCTGTCGGTGCTGCACGCGGTCCTGCGGACCGCCTGA
- a CDS encoding glutaminase: MAEISLDRHEAPGVGQLDTILPRIADEVAELTGQGRVADYIPALARVPAERFALSVNPLRGEPVHVGDHDTTFSIQSISKVFTLTLALQRFEGDLWTRIGREPSGDPFNSLVQLEHENGIPRNPFINAGAIVVADLLLTCLEDPLHELVTMVSELAGSKIVVDGEVALSEAETGYRNRSLAHLMKGFGNIIHDPEDVLDVYFAQCSLAMTSDQLARSLAYLANDGVDPVSGDRVLEVSQARRVNALMLTCGTYDAAGEFAFRVGIPCKSGVGGGVVGIVPHHMTACAWSPGLDHTGNSVKGRAALEHLVTQTGLSVF, from the coding sequence ATGGCCGAGATCTCCCTGGACAGACACGAGGCCCCCGGTGTGGGGCAGCTCGACACGATCCTTCCGCGGATCGCCGACGAGGTGGCGGAGCTGACCGGGCAGGGCCGGGTGGCCGACTACATCCCGGCCCTCGCCCGCGTGCCCGCCGAGCGGTTCGCCCTCTCGGTCAACCCGCTGCGTGGCGAGCCGGTGCACGTCGGGGACCACGACACGACGTTCTCCATCCAGTCGATCTCCAAGGTGTTCACGCTGACCCTTGCGCTCCAGCGGTTCGAGGGCGACCTGTGGACGCGGATCGGGCGGGAACCCTCCGGTGACCCGTTCAACTCCCTGGTGCAGCTCGAGCACGAGAACGGCATCCCGCGGAACCCGTTCATCAACGCCGGGGCGATCGTGGTGGCCGACCTGCTGCTGACCTGCCTGGAGGACCCGCTGCACGAGCTGGTCACCATGGTCAGCGAGCTGGCCGGCTCCAAGATCGTCGTCGATGGCGAGGTGGCGCTCAGCGAGGCCGAGACGGGCTATCGCAACCGGTCGCTCGCCCACCTCATGAAGGGGTTCGGCAACATCATCCACGACCCCGAGGACGTGCTGGACGTCTACTTCGCCCAGTGCTCCCTGGCGATGACCAGCGACCAGCTGGCCCGGTCGCTGGCCTACCTGGCCAACGATGGGGTCGACCCGGTCTCGGGCGACCGCGTGCTGGAGGTCAGCCAGGCCCGGCGCGTCAACGCCCTGATGTTGACCTGCGGGACCTACGACGCGGCCGGCGAGTTCGCCTTCCGCGTCGGCATCCCCTGCAAGTCCGGCGTCGGCGGGGGAGTGGTCGGCATCGTCCCCCACCACATGACCGCCTGCGCCTGGTCCCCGGGCCTGGACCACACCGGCAACTCCGTGAAGGGCCGCGCCGCCCTCGAACACCTCGTCACCCAGACCGGCCTCTCCGTGTTCTGA
- the pgsA gene encoding CDP-diacylglycerol--glycerol-3-phosphate 3-phosphatidyltransferase, which yields MADTDHPHGDHPTGGAAAATAEPSPLNLANAFTFLRVLLVPVIGVLLARSSGDAGTATRWWAFGIFVFAALTDSIDGWVARRLVGVTRWGQLADPLADKLLIIGSLAILAALGELPWWAVVVIIAREVFVTWQRGALLRDHDVVMPASVWGKVKTVTQVIAVTLYLYPGVADVAFVVLLLAVAATVGSGLEYLARVQRLRQQAIAAANGGS from the coding sequence GTGGCCGACACCGACCACCCCCACGGCGACCACCCCACCGGCGGCGCCGCGGCGGCGACGGCGGAACCCTCCCCCCTCAACCTGGCGAACGCCTTCACGTTCCTGCGGGTCCTCCTGGTGCCCGTCATCGGGGTCCTGCTCGCCCGCAGCAGCGGCGACGCCGGCACCGCCACCCGCTGGTGGGCGTTCGGCATCTTCGTCTTCGCGGCCCTGACGGACTCCATCGACGGCTGGGTTGCCCGGCGGCTGGTCGGCGTGACCCGCTGGGGACAGCTGGCCGACCCCCTGGCGGACAAGCTGCTGATCATCGGGTCGCTGGCGATCCTCGCGGCGCTGGGGGAGCTCCCATGGTGGGCCGTCGTCGTCATCATCGCCCGCGAGGTGTTCGTCACCTGGCAACGGGGCGCGCTGCTGCGGGACCACGACGTCGTCATGCCCGCCAGCGTGTGGGGCAAGGTCAAGACCGTCACGCAGGTCATCGCCGTGACCCTGTACCTGTACCCCGGGGTGGCCGACGTGGCGTTCGTGGTGCTGCTGCTCGCCGTCGCGGCGACGGTCGGCAGCGGACTGGAGTACCTCGCCCGCGTCCAGCGGCTTCGCCAGCAGGCCATCGCCGCCGCCAACGGAGGATCATGA